Proteins from a single region of Syngnathus scovelli strain Florida chromosome 7, RoL_Ssco_1.2, whole genome shotgun sequence:
- the LOC125972204 gene encoding A disintegrin and metalloproteinase with thrombospondin motifs 15-like produces MALLTTFTLIICVKVVVYVRFTHGMETDFCKPLRVDPLAYGKHLQNEKHVTFRINAFKQEFYLHLQPDSNFLGGDLNPFEPNASTPADLGRCFYSGNVNSQADSFAALSLCKGLNGAFYENGMEYFISLERGEDGTAQLGDSSSKTHVIHRRRSSAPLVGNFTSRCGVTPDSNFNTSLEKYMYMKEMGIGGSSETVLERLSRSKRFTSIPRFVEVLVVADPSMDSFHGDELKHYLLTLMSVAAKLYKHPSILNSINIVVVGFVVLKEDDRGPKVSSNAALTLRNFCSWQKKLNKHNDKHPEYWDTAILFTKQDLCGATTCDTLGMADVGTMCDPKRSCSVIEDDGLPSAFTTAHELGHVFNMPHDNVKACEDVFGKLKDNHMMSPTLIQIDRNRPWSVCSAAIVTEFLDRGHGDCLLDQPQRQLSLPDNLPGASYSLHSQCELAFGDGSKPCPYMQPCTKLWCTGKARGQLVCQTRHFPWADGTSCGTGRVCYQGACTEKNTTIHIKVDGRWGKWGSFGDCSRTCGGGVQLARRECNNPVPENGGKYCYGLRIKYRSCNLNLCLDTDKSFREEQCEAFNGINLNTNRLGSSVVWVPKYSGISPKDKCKLICRANGTGYFYVLAPKVVDGTPCSPDSTAVCVQGRCIKAGCDGKLDSKKKFDKCSVCGGDNQSCKKVSGMFTKPIHGYNFVATLPVGASNIDIRQRGYRGIVSDENYLAVKNRHGKYLLNGNYVVSAAERDLIVKGSLLRYSGTSTSVEILQSTRPLQEALTVEVLSVGKMTPPRVRYSYYLAKESKEEKVLRKEEKNHASHNSVLLNGNKVEAQKKQMGKQPVKHWVTGSWDACTVTCGSGLQKRLVMCQNTDGNPAFGCNSAVRPVALRACGDPCPIWDVGDWSHCSKSCGRGFKRRPVRCMTENGLQLPRDHCSGRKKPQELDLCYLSLC; encoded by the exons ATGGCTTTACTAACTACTTTCACTTTGATAATTTGCGTAAAAGTGGTTGTTTATGTGAGATTTACACACGGCATGGAAACTGACTTCTGCAAACCTTTACGAGTGGACCCCCTTGCGTATGGAAAGCATTTACAGAATGAAAAACACGTTACTTTCAGGATCAATGCTTTCAAGCAGGAATTTTATCTTCATCTACAGCCGGATTCAAATTTTCTCGGAGGGGATTTAAACCCATTCGAACCCAACGCATCAACACCTGCGGACCTCGGGAGATGCTTCTACTCCGGTAACGTCAATTCACAGGCGGACTCGTTTGCTGCGCTAAGCTTGTGTAAAGGTCTCAACGGGGCGTTCTATGAAAACGGCATGGAATATTTCATCAGCCTAGAAAGAGGTGAGGACGGAACAGCCCAGCTTGGGGACTCTTCATCCAAGACACACGTCATCCACCGCCGGAGAAGCTCTGCGCCCTTGGTCGGAAACTTCACCAGCAGGTGTGGAGTGACACCTGACTCTAACTTCAACACATCCCTGGAAAAATACATGTATATGAAAGAAATGGGGATTGGAGGCTCGTCGGAAACTGTGCTGGAAAGACTGAGTAGGTCCAAAAGATTTACCTCCATCCCCAGATTTGTGGAGGTGCTGGTTGTGGCAGATCCGTCCATGGATTCATTTCACGGGGATGAATTGAAACATTACCTGCTGACACTCATGTCTGTGGCTGCCAAGCTTTACAAGCACCCCAGTATCTTAAACTCCATTAACATAGTTGTTGTGGGCTTTGTGGTTCTGAAGGAAGATGACAGGGGTCCAAAGGTTTCCAGTAATGCAGCTCTAACTCTGCGCAATTTTTGCTCTTGGCAGAAGAAGTTAAATAAGCACAACGACAAGCATCCTGAGTACTGGGACACTGCAATTCTTTTCACCAAGCAG GATCTTTGTGGGGCCACAACCTGTGATACGCTGGGGATGGCTGATGTTGGAACCATGTGTGACCCCAAGAGGAGTTGCTCTGTCATTGAAGATGATGGCCTACCTTCAGCATTTACAACAGCCCATGAACTTG GTCATGTCTTCAACATGCCCCATGACAACGTGAAGGCATGTGAGGACGTCTTTGGAAAACTAAAAGATAACCACATGATGTCCCCAACTCTAATTCAGATCGACAGGAATCGTCCCTGGTCTGTGTGCAGTGCAGCGATTGTTACTGAATTTCTGGATCGAGGTCATG GAGACTGCCTGCTGGATCAGCCCCAGAGGCAGCTGTCTCTCCCAGATAACCTGCCCGGCGCCAGTTACAGTCTTCATAGTCAGTGTGAACTGGCTTTTGGGGATGGCTCCAAGCCGTGCCCCTACATGCAGCCCTGCACCAAACTGTGGTGCACTGGGAAAGCCCGTGGACAGCTGGTCTGTCAAACCAGACACTTTCCCTGGGCAGATGGCACCAGCTGTGGCACTGGTAGGGTGTGTTACCAAGGGGCCTGCACTGAGAAGAACACAACCATCCACATCAAG GTGGATGGTAGATGGGGGAAGTGGGGCTCATTTGGAGATTGTTCCAGAACATGTGGGGGAGGTGTCCAACTGGCCAGGAGAGAGTGTAACAACCCAGTACCTGAGAACGGAGGCAAATATTGCTATGGCCTTCGAATTAAGTATCGTTCCTGTAACCTCAACCTTTGTCTTGATACAG ATAAGAGTTTCCGTGAAGAGCAGTGTGAAGCGTTCAATGGCATAAACCTGAACACAAACAGACTGGGCTCGTCTGTGGTCTGGGTTCCTAAGTATTCTGGCATTTCCCCCAAGGACAAATGCAAACTCATTTGTCGTGCCAATGGGACTGGTTATTTCTATGTCCTTGCTCCCAAG GTTGTTGATGGCACGCCCTGTTCGCCGGACTCCACTGCTGTATGTGTTCAGGGAAGATGCATCAAAGCAGGCTGCGATGGGAAGCTTGACTCCAAGAAAAAGTTTGACAAATGTAGCGTGTGTGGCGGTGACAACCAGAGCTGTAAGAAGGTCTCCGGAATGTTCACAAAACCCAT TCATGGCTATAACTTTGTGGCGACGCTGCCTGTTGGCGCATCAAACATCGACATCCGCCAGCGGGGCTACCGAGGAATTGTCAGTGATGAAAACTACCTTGCAGTTAAGAACAGGCATGGGAAGTACCTGCTGAATGGCAACTATGTGGTGTCAGCTGCGGAGCGCGACCTGATAGTGAAGGGCAGCCTGTTGCGCTACAGTGGCACTTCAACATCCGTGGAGATTCTTCAGTCCACTAGGCCGCTGCAAGAGGCACTGACAGTGGAGGTGCTCTCAGTGGGGAAGATGACCCCTCCCAGAGTGCGCTACTCCTACTACCTTGCCAAAGAGAGTAAAGAGGAGAAGGTCTTACGGAAAGAGGAGAAGAACCATGCGTCACACAATAGCGTCTTACTGAATGGGAACAAAGTAGAAGCCCAGAAAAAGCAAATGGGGAAGCAACCAGTAAAGCACTGGGTGACCGGAAGCTGGGATGCATGCACAGTAACTTGTGGTAGCGGCCTGCAGAAGAGGCTGGTAATGTGTCAGAATACAGACGGGAATCCGGCCTTTGGCTGTAACAGTGCTGTCAGACCTGTTGCTCTAAGAGCGTGTGGAGATCCATGTCCCATTTGGGATGTCGGGGACTGGTCTCACTGTTCCAAATCCTGCGGCAGGGGCTTCAAACGGCGACCAGTGCGCTGTATGACTGAAAATGGACTTCAACTGCCGAGAGACCACTGCTCTGGAAGAAAGAAGCCTCAGGAGCTAGACCTCTGTTATTTGAGTCTGTGTTAA